A region of Chloroflexota bacterium DNA encodes the following proteins:
- the trpD gene encoding anthranilate phosphoribosyltransferase, whose product MIKTVLPKLLRRENLTQAEAESAMTDIMGGTATPAQIGGYLIALRMKGETVDEITGSARAMRAHATKVAPSRSGGQPLFDTAGTGGDGAGTFNVSTAAAFVVAGTGRKVAKHGNRAASSACGSADVLSALGVSLELTPEQVAKCIDEVGIGFLFAPRFHPAMKFAVGPRKELGQRTIFNVLGPLTNPAGASQQLIGVYDPALTETIAKVFGELGGVAAFVVHGHGGLDELTTTGPNKVSHLKDGQVTTFELDSESLGLRRAGPGDLKGGSPEENAQIMRQVLSGESNGALKDVVLLNAAAAIAADSGDLANGLAEARQALESGAALAKMEALVKLSSELRKG is encoded by the coding sequence ATGATCAAAACCGTCCTCCCCAAACTTCTCCGCCGCGAGAATTTGACTCAGGCCGAAGCGGAAAGCGCCATGACCGACATCATGGGCGGCACGGCCACCCCGGCCCAAATTGGCGGCTATTTGATTGCCTTGCGGATGAAAGGCGAAACGGTGGACGAGATCACCGGTAGCGCCCGGGCAATGCGGGCGCACGCCACCAAGGTGGCGCCGTCTCGCAGTGGCGGCCAACCCTTGTTCGACACCGCCGGAACCGGCGGCGACGGGGCAGGCACGTTCAACGTCTCCACGGCGGCGGCCTTCGTCGTCGCCGGAACCGGGCGCAAGGTCGCCAAGCACGGCAACCGCGCCGCCTCGTCGGCCTGCGGTTCCGCCGACGTGTTGAGCGCGTTGGGCGTGAGCCTGGAACTGACGCCGGAGCAAGTGGCGAAGTGCATTGACGAAGTCGGCATCGGCTTCTTGTTTGCGCCCAGGTTTCATCCAGCTATGAAATTCGCCGTCGGCCCGCGCAAGGAGTTGGGCCAGCGCACCATCTTCAACGTGCTCGGCCCGCTCACCAACCCGGCAGGCGCGAGCCAACAACTGATCGGCGTGTACGACCCGGCGCTGACCGAGACGATTGCCAAAGTGTTCGGCGAGCTTGGCGGGGTAGCGGCGTTTGTGGTGCACGGTCACGGCGGCCTCGACGAGTTGACGACGACCGGCCCGAATAAAGTTAGCCATCTCAAAGACGGCCAAGTGACGACATTTGAACTTGATTCGGAGTCGCTTGGTTTGCGCCGCGCCGGGCCGGGCGATCTCAAAGGCGGCTCACCGGAAGAGAACGCGCAGATAATGCGGCAAGTGTTGAGTGGCGAGAGCAATGGCGCTTTGAAGGACGTGGTTCTGCTCAACGCCGCCGCCGCCATCGCCGCCGACAGCGGCGACCTGGCGAACGGCCTAGCCGAAGCCCGCCAAGCCCTCGAAAGCGGCGCGGCCCTGGCGAAGATGGAAGCGCTGGTCAAACTGTCTAGCGAACTGAGGAAGGGCTAA
- a CDS encoding aspartyl protease family protein, translated as MTFLSGAGWAFAGRTVFSADKVLAIGLKLETDDVVHRIRGVGGAEFVFTKRISRLSLGKLEASEFEIEVGAMDYGFDMDGIIGMDFLTQVGAVIDLKRLEIYQKPKDVKRKRL; from the coding sequence TTGACGTTTCTGAGCGGCGCTGGCTGGGCATTCGCGGGGCGCACTGTCTTTTCGGCAGACAAAGTTCTAGCCATCGGCCTGAAATTGGAAACTGACGACGTTGTTCATCGTATTCGCGGCGTCGGCGGCGCAGAGTTTGTTTTCACCAAACGAATTAGCCGCCTGTCACTTGGCAAACTCGAAGCCAGCGAGTTTGAAATTGAAGTTGGCGCCATGGATTACGGCTTCGACATGGATGGAATCATTGGAATGGATTTCCTCACCCAAGTCGGCGCAGTTATTGATTTGAAGCGGTTGGAAATTTACCAGAAACCAAAAGACGTGAAACGAAAGCGCCTCTGA
- a CDS encoding tryptophan synthase subunit alpha — protein sequence MSRIAAAFTPRPALMPYLTLGYPDPETSLACVQATAEAGANLIELGLPFSDPLADGPVIQHSTQVALENGVTVAKCLQMTTELRRRGVVVPLLLMGYYNPIFAYGLARFAGDAASAGADGFIVPDLPLEEADELEGECRKHDLSLIYMLAPTSTPERIKKVAERASGFLYLVSVTGVTGERSGVAGGLREFVGRVKEAASVPVAVGFGISTPAQAVEVGQFADGVIIGSAIIKAASGKKPVEGVKEFVRHMRKVLG from the coding sequence ATGTCTCGCATCGCTGCCGCCTTCACCCCTCGCCCCGCCCTCATGCCCTACCTCACGCTCGGCTATCCCGATCCCGAAACGTCGCTGGCTTGCGTCCAGGCCACCGCCGAAGCCGGGGCCAACCTCATCGAACTCGGTCTGCCGTTCAGCGACCCGCTGGCTGACGGCCCGGTGATTCAACATTCGACGCAAGTGGCGCTGGAGAACGGCGTCACCGTCGCCAAATGTTTGCAGATGACGACTGAACTGAGGCGGCGCGGCGTGGTCGTTCCGCTTCTGTTAATGGGTTACTACAACCCGATCTTCGCTTACGGCCTGGCCCGGTTCGCCGGTGACGCCGCCTCTGCCGGGGCAGACGGCTTCATCGTCCCCGACCTGCCACTGGAGGAAGCAGACGAGCTTGAAGGCGAGTGCCGCAAACACGACCTGTCGCTGATCTATATGCTCGCGCCCACTTCGACGCCGGAGCGAATCAAAAAAGTTGCCGAACGCGCCAGCGGCTTTCTCTATCTGGTTTCGGTGACGGGCGTGACGGGTGAACGGTCGGGCGTGGCCGGAGGACTGAGGGAGTTTGTGGGGCGGGTGAAAGAGGCGGCCAGTGTTCCAGTGGCGGTTGGATTTGGAATCAGCACCCCGGCCCAGGCCGTCGAAGTCGGCCAATTCGCCGACGGCGTCATCATCGGCTCGGCCATTATCAAAGCCGCCAGCGGCAAAAAGCCGGTAGAAGGCGTAAAGGAGTTTGTCAGGCACATGCGCAAAGTTTTAGGCTAG
- the trpC gene encoding indole-3-glycerol phosphate synthase TrpC, whose protein sequence is MSILSEIFAHKRAEVAEQKKRVPMIELRRQIETVRPPLDFLAALKAAHRPALIAEVKKGSPSKGVMVADFDPIRLAQTYAANGATAISVLTDEKYFGGSLSYLRQIANLNLGVPLLRKEFICDPYQVYEARAAGADAVLLIVAELSDHELLTFQSRIRHLGMAALVEVHTYHELVRALSCGATFIGINNRDLRDFSVSLDTTRRLRPLLPPGVAVVAESGIRVREDVCGLGVDAVLVGEAIVRAEDVGAKVRELAGRIA, encoded by the coding sequence ATGTCTATCCTTTCGGAAATCTTTGCCCACAAGCGTGCTGAGGTAGCAGAGCAGAAGAAGCGCGTGCCGATGATCGAGTTGCGGCGGCAGATTGAGACGGTTCGACCACCACTTGATTTCCTGGCCGCACTCAAAGCCGCCCACCGCCCGGCGCTGATCGCCGAAGTAAAAAAAGGATCGCCGTCGAAAGGCGTGATGGTCGCCGACTTCGACCCGATCCGGCTGGCGCAAACCTACGCCGCCAACGGGGCAACCGCCATATCGGTGTTGACCGACGAGAAATACTTTGGCGGCTCGCTCAGTTACCTTCGTCAAATTGCCAATTTGAATCTCGGCGTGCCACTGCTTCGCAAAGAGTTCATTTGCGATCCCTATCAGGTTTACGAAGCGCGAGCGGCGGGCGCGGACGCAGTTCTGCTCATCGTCGCCGAGTTGAGCGACCACGAACTACTAACGTTTCAGAGCCGGATTCGCCATCTGGGCATGGCGGCGCTGGTGGAAGTTCACACCTATCACGAACTGGTGCGCGCCCTGAGTTGTGGCGCTACGTTCATCGGCATCAACAACCGCGACTTGCGCGACTTTTCCGTGAGCCTGGACACAACGCGCCGGTTGCGCCCTCTGCTCCCGCCGGGCGTTGCCGTTGTAGCCGAGAGCGGCATCCGCGTGCGTGAGGACGTTTGCGGCCTGGGTGTGGACGCGGTGCTGGTGGGCGAGGCAATTGTGCGGGCGGAGGATGTGGGGGCGAAGGTGAGAGAGTTGGCGGGGCGTATTGCGTAG
- a CDS encoding N-6 DNA methylase — translation MPFSFEGSKDEVARLVKHFLTNKATYIAPAYKEAHARQEFIDPLFMALNWDVPNRQRAAPDYREVIVEDSLAMEGYASRKAPDYAFRVGRERKFFVEAKKPGVDLKTAAAPAYQLRRYVWSAKLPLSILTDFEELAVYDCRLRPNEKDKPGVARVNYLTCEEYADRWQEVWDVFSREAVWGGSFDQFAQAGKNKRGTSEVDAEFLKEIEGWREALAKNIALRNPRLTIDELNDAVQRLIDRLIFLRMAEDRGVEDYGQLQRLAEGEGIYAGLLALSRKADAKYNSGLFDFSKGGDTVTPRLAVDDKALRPILADLYYPQSPYEFSVLPAEILGNVYEQFLGKVIRLTASHQAKVEEKPEVKKAGGVYYTPAYIVEYIVKNTVGKQIEGQSPKQLKGFRVLDMACGSGSFLLGAYQYLLDYYQHWYTGHQPEKHPGAVRPHGEAWRLTTAEKKRILVEHIFGVDIDRQAVEVTKLSLLLKVLEGESDETLGKQLALLQERALPNLDRNIKCGNSLIGPDYFSGQLLKDDDELRRVNPFDWAAEFPDAMKAGGFDCVIGNPPYVLIDDAIGKDHLRQKYVLSSGKPDLYRYFVECSLGLSKRGGRFGFIIPNTILTIPAGRDLRKYLLTEGGLNLIVNFWGQVFNRVSVNSIILFTEKGKSHDAIEIIEDKSNLPNHGTLALAQQQSRLVTTASWLANDEFQIQLSSTANVDLLIRKIKAASVELASVAKYTLGMQVYHNSMHTKQQIEERVYHAPTKKNRSFWPESGGRNIGRYFFRDTFKEYVSYGEWCYNKPDWEFCSQPRILIREIPSGKGLVCAFTDTVHVSNKAVIIIIPAQLSATYLLGILNSRLIGFYVSATGEKGAQRLFPRISLTTARRLPIRPINFSDPADKARHDQMVMLVEQMLDLHKRKAQAKDAVGQERLQRLIDSADKQIDALVYELYELTAEEIAVVEGANK, via the coding sequence ATGCCTTTTTCTTTCGAGGGATCCAAAGACGAAGTTGCCCGGCTGGTGAAGCACTTTCTCACCAACAAGGCCACGTATATTGCCCCGGCTTATAAAGAAGCCCACGCCCGGCAGGAGTTTATTGACCCGCTGTTTATGGCCCTCAACTGGGACGTGCCGAACCGCCAGCGCGCCGCGCCCGACTACCGCGAAGTCATTGTCGAAGATTCGCTGGCTATGGAAGGCTACGCTTCGCGGAAAGCGCCCGACTACGCCTTCCGCGTCGGGCGCGAGCGCAAGTTTTTTGTCGAAGCCAAGAAGCCGGGCGTGGATTTGAAAACCGCCGCCGCGCCTGCTTATCAACTCCGGCGCTACGTCTGGAGCGCCAAACTGCCGCTCTCGATTCTCACCGATTTTGAAGAGCTGGCCGTCTACGATTGCCGCCTCCGCCCCAATGAAAAAGACAAGCCGGGCGTGGCGCGGGTGAATTACCTGACGTGCGAAGAATACGCCGACCGCTGGCAGGAAGTGTGGGACGTATTTTCGCGGGAGGCGGTGTGGGGCGGTTCGTTTGACCAGTTTGCGCAAGCAGGCAAAAACAAACGCGGCACGTCCGAAGTGGACGCCGAGTTTCTGAAAGAGATTGAAGGCTGGCGGGAGGCGCTGGCCAAAAACATCGCCCTGCGCAACCCGCGCCTGACCATTGACGAACTGAACGACGCGGTGCAACGCCTCATTGACCGCCTCATCTTTTTGCGGATGGCCGAAGACCGAGGCGTTGAAGACTACGGCCAACTGCAACGTCTGGCCGAGGGCGAAGGCATTTATGCCGGATTGCTGGCGCTCTCGCGCAAGGCGGACGCCAAATACAACTCCGGGCTGTTCGACTTTTCAAAAGGCGGCGACACCGTCACCCCCCGTCTCGCCGTTGACGACAAAGCCCTGCGCCCCATTCTGGCCGACCTGTATTACCCGCAATCGCCGTATGAGTTCAGCGTCCTGCCCGCCGAAATTTTGGGCAACGTTTACGAGCAGTTTCTTGGAAAAGTGATCCGCCTCACCGCTTCACATCAGGCCAAAGTGGAAGAGAAGCCGGAAGTGAAGAAGGCGGGCGGGGTCTATTACACGCCGGCTTACATCGTGGAGTACATCGTCAAAAACACGGTGGGCAAGCAGATTGAAGGCCAAAGCCCCAAACAACTCAAAGGCTTCCGGGTGCTGGATATGGCCTGTGGTTCAGGCTCTTTTCTGCTTGGCGCGTATCAGTATCTTTTGGACTATTACCAACACTGGTACACCGGGCATCAGCCCGAAAAGCACCCCGGCGCGGTGCGCCCACACGGCGAAGCGTGGCGGCTGACCACTGCCGAGAAGAAGCGAATTCTGGTCGAGCATATTTTTGGGGTGGACATTGACCGGCAGGCGGTGGAGGTGACCAAGCTGAGTCTTCTGCTCAAAGTGCTGGAAGGCGAGAGCGATGAAACCCTGGGCAAGCAACTGGCGCTCTTGCAGGAACGCGCCCTGCCCAACCTTGACCGCAACATCAAATGCGGCAACAGCTTGATTGGCCCGGATTATTTTAGCGGGCAACTGCTGAAGGATGACGACGAACTGCGCCGGGTGAATCCGTTTGATTGGGCGGCGGAATTTCCCGATGCGATGAAGGCGGGCGGGTTTGATTGTGTGATTGGGAATCCGCCGTATGTATTGATTGATGATGCGATTGGCAAAGACCACTTGCGACAGAAGTACGTGTTATCTTCTGGCAAGCCTGATTTGTACAGATATTTCGTTGAATGCTCACTCGGTTTGAGCAAACGTGGCGGAAGATTTGGATTCATTATTCCCAACACAATACTCACGATTCCGGCGGGCAGGGATTTGCGTAAGTATTTGTTGACTGAAGGTGGGTTAAATCTAATTGTGAACTTTTGGGGCCAAGTTTTCAACCGGGTTTCGGTGAATAGCATCATTCTCTTTACTGAAAAGGGTAAGTCCCATGATGCTATAGAAATAATCGAAGACAAAAGCAATTTGCCAAATCATGGCACACTCGCACTTGCTCAACAACAGAGCAGGCTGGTTACAACAGCATCCTGGCTCGCTAACGACGAGTTCCAGATTCAATTGTCGTCAACTGCCAACGTGGATCTGCTCATTAGAAAAATAAAGGCGGCTTCAGTTGAATTGGCTTCAGTTGCCAAATACACATTGGGGATGCAGGTTTATCACAACTCAATGCACACAAAGCAACAAATTGAAGAGCGTGTTTACCATGCGCCAACAAAAAAGAATCGGTCGTTTTGGCCCGAATCCGGTGGGCGGAACATCGGCCGGTATTTCTTTCGTGACACCTTCAAAGAATATGTGTCCTATGGTGAGTGGTGCTACAACAAGCCAGATTGGGAATTTTGTTCTCAGCCCCGAATACTGATACGCGAAATTCCTAGCGGCAAGGGCCTGGTATGTGCTTTTACCGATACCGTCCACGTATCCAACAAGGCGGTCATAATTATCATCCCTGCTCAATTGTCTGCAACATATTTGCTCGGCATATTGAACTCAAGGCTTATTGGCTTCTACGTGAGTGCTACTGGTGAGAAGGGCGCACAACGTCTATTCCCTCGCATATCACTTACTACTGCAAGAAGACTCCCCATCCGCCCCATCAACTTCTCCGACCCCGCCGACAAAGCCCGGCACGACCAAATGGTAATGCTGGTGGAGCAAATGCTGGACTTGCACAAGCGCAAGGCTCAAGCCAAAGACGCCGTCGGGCAGGAGCGCCTGCAGAGGCTCATCGATTCCGCCGACAAGCAAATTGACGCGCTGGTTTATGAGTTGTACGAATTGACGGCGGAGGAGATTGCGGTGGTGGAAGGGGCTAATAAATAA
- the trpB gene encoding tryptophan synthase subunit beta: MSLILTPHSNSPGKFGPYGGQFVPETLMPVLDELVAAYGEAQADKSFHREFQHLLETYVGRPTPLTYAKRLSQQLGGAQIYLKREDLAHSGAHKINNALGQALLAKRMGKRRIIAETGAGQHGVATATACALLGLECIVYMGTVDMARQQPNVFRMKLLGAEVRGVESGTKTLKDAINEAIRDWVTNVGGTYYLLGSALGPHPYPTMVRDFQSIIGREARAQILEQTGRLPDTLIACVGGGSNAIGLFHDFIADENVEMIGVEAGGEGIASGRHASRFGDPRVGRVGILHGAKTFVLQTPDGQIAETHSISAGLDYAAVGPEHSYLHDNERAFYTSATDEEALAAFSTLCRTEGIIPALESSHAVAEALKRAPTMLPDQIIVVNLSGRGDKDLDTVMKSL, encoded by the coding sequence ATGTCTCTAATTCTAACTCCTCACTCTAACTCCCCCGGCAAGTTCGGCCCTTACGGCGGCCAGTTTGTGCCAGAGACGTTGATGCCCGTGCTCGACGAGCTTGTTGCGGCCTACGGCGAAGCGCAGGCTGACAAGTCTTTTCATCGTGAGTTTCAACATTTGCTCGAAACTTATGTTGGCCGCCCGACGCCGCTCACTTACGCCAAACGACTCAGCCAGCAATTGGGCGGCGCGCAAATTTACCTCAAGCGCGAAGACCTGGCGCACTCCGGCGCGCACAAGATCAACAATGCTTTGGGGCAAGCCCTGTTGGCGAAACGCATGGGCAAAAGGCGCATCATCGCCGAGACGGGCGCGGGGCAACACGGCGTGGCGACGGCCACCGCCTGCGCTCTGCTCGGCCTGGAGTGCATTGTTTACATGGGCACGGTGGACATGGCCCGGCAACAGCCCAACGTCTTTCGCATGAAACTGTTGGGCGCAGAAGTTCGCGGCGTGGAGAGCGGCACGAAGACGCTCAAGGACGCCATCAACGAAGCCATCCGCGACTGGGTGACAAACGTGGGCGGCACCTACTACCTGCTCGGCTCGGCGCTCGGCCCGCACCCCTACCCGACGATGGTGCGCGACTTTCAATCCATCATCGGGCGCGAAGCGCGGGCGCAGATTTTGGAGCAGACCGGGCGACTGCCCGACACGCTGATCGCCTGTGTCGGCGGCGGCTCGAACGCGATTGGCCTGTTTCACGATTTCATCGCCGACGAGAATGTTGAGATGATCGGCGTGGAGGCCGGCGGCGAGGGAATCGCCAGCGGCAGACACGCCTCGCGTTTTGGCGATCCGCGCGTGGGCCGCGTTGGCATTTTGCACGGAGCAAAGACCTTCGTTCTGCAAACGCCCGACGGCCAAATCGCCGAAACGCACTCCATCTCTGCCGGACTGGACTATGCCGCCGTCGGCCCCGAACATTCTTACCTTCACGACAACGAACGCGCCTTCTACACCTCGGCCACCGACGAAGAAGCCTTAGCCGCCTTCTCGACTCTCTGCCGAACCGAGGGCATCATCCCCGCCCTCGAATCCTCGCACGCCGTCGCCGAAGCCCTCAAGCGCGCTCCGACGATGTTGCCCGATCAGATCATCGTCGTCAATCTGTCGGGCCGGGGCGATAAAGACCTTGACACTGTCATGAAGAGTTTATAG
- a CDS encoding phosphoribosylanthranilate isomerase: MKVKICGITTINDALMCAEAGADFIGLNFYPKSPRYLSRERARQIASALRDLPKPPVLVGVFVNESAAAMKAALDECGLDLAQLSGDESEDVLHAMGERGFKAIRNHQLPITNYQLLLFDAHAAGHFGGTGKTADWTLAAQLAKQCRLLLAGGLTPDNVALAIGRVQPWGVDVASGVETAPGVKDRAKVFAFIKAAKDVSNSNSSL; this comes from the coding sequence GTGAAGGTCAAGATTTGCGGCATCACCACCATCAACGATGCTCTGATGTGCGCTGAAGCCGGGGCCGACTTCATCGGGCTGAACTTTTATCCGAAAAGCCCGCGCTATCTCTCGCGAGAGAGGGCGCGCCAGATTGCATCGGCTTTACGCGATCTGCCCAAGCCGCCCGTGCTCGTCGGCGTGTTCGTCAACGAATCGGCGGCGGCGATGAAGGCGGCGCTGGACGAGTGCGGCTTAGACCTGGCCCAGTTGAGCGGCGACGAGTCGGAGGACGTTTTACATGCGATGGGCGAGCGCGGGTTCAAAGCAATACGCAACCACCAATTACCAATTACCAATTACCAATTACTTCTCTTCGACGCTCACGCCGCCGGTCATTTCGGTGGAACGGGGAAAACAGCCGATTGGACACTGGCGGCTCAACTGGCGAAGCAATGCCGGTTATTGCTGGCCGGCGGTCTCACCCCGGACAACGTCGCCCTGGCAATTGGCCGCGTCCAACCGTGGGGCGTGGACGTGGCCTCAGGCGTCGAGACGGCTCCGGGAGTGAAAGACCGGGCGAAAGTATTTGCATTCATCAAGGCGGCAAAGGATGTCTCTAATTCTAACTCCTCACTCTAA
- a CDS encoding aminodeoxychorismate/anthranilate synthase component II, translated as MIAMIDNYDSFTYNLVQYFGELGTEMTVFRNDQVTLNRLVTLSPSHLVISPGPGDPNDGGISNDAILYFTGKIPVLGVCLGHQCIGAVFGGKVSRAPRLMHGKTSPIYHHGQGLFEGLPSPFNATRYHSLIVEEPLPDCLEAQAFTKEGEVMALRHKEGPTFGVQFHPESILTEGGKVLLKNFLELVG; from the coding sequence ATGATTGCGATGATTGATAACTACGACTCGTTTACTTACAACCTGGTTCAATATTTTGGCGAACTGGGCACGGAGATGACCGTCTTTCGTAACGACCAAGTGACACTCAATCGCCTTGTCACCCTGTCACCCTCCCACCTTGTCATCTCCCCCGGCCCCGGCGACCCGAATGACGGCGGTATCTCCAACGACGCCATTCTCTACTTCACCGGCAAGATTCCGGTGCTGGGGGTGTGTCTCGGTCATCAGTGCATCGGCGCTGTCTTTGGCGGCAAGGTCAGCCGCGCTCCCCGGCTCATGCACGGCAAAACGTCGCCCATCTACCACCACGGGCAAGGTTTGTTCGAGGGCCTGCCGTCGCCATTCAACGCCACTCGCTACCACTCGCTCATCGTCGAAGAGCCACTGCCCGACTGCCTCGAAGCGCAAGCCTTTACCAAAGAAGGCGAAGTGATGGCCTTGCGCCACAAAGAAGGCCCGACCTTTGGCGTGCAGTTCCACCCGGAAAGTATTTTGACGGAGGGCGGGAAGGTGCTGTTGAAAAACTTTCTGGAGTTAGTCGGGTAG
- the trpS gene encoding tryptophan--tRNA ligase, which yields MTKPRLLTGDRPTGRLHLGHYVGSLANRIKLQHEYEAFFIIADLHTLTTRPERDFIREIPGYIREIVLDYLAVGIDPELSTIFVQSAIPETYELNLLFEMLVTVPRLERLPSLKDMARDANLDTMPFGLLGYPVLQAVDILLPRANIVPVGKDNQAHVELAREIARRFNLLYAPVFPEPEALVGEVPTLVGTDGSAKMSKSANNAIYLSDDAETVEAKVKVMYTDPNRLRATDPGTVEGNPVFIYHDAFNANKDEVADLKERYRNGKVGDVEVKAKLAQALNAFLDPFRERRAHYMTRPLLLQDVIANGIRRMQAEAKETMLLAREAAGLGYVAELYQDTVDIFGESE from the coding sequence ATGACCAAACCCCGTCTTCTTACCGGCGACCGCCCCACCGGCCGGCTCCATCTCGGCCATTACGTGGGCAGTCTTGCCAATCGAATCAAACTACAACATGAGTACGAAGCCTTCTTCATCATCGCCGACTTACACACGCTGACGACGAGGCCGGAGCGCGACTTCATCCGCGAAATCCCCGGCTACATTCGCGAGATCGTGTTGGACTATTTAGCCGTCGGCATTGACCCGGAGCTTTCCACCATCTTCGTCCAGTCGGCCATCCCCGAAACTTACGAACTCAACCTGCTGTTCGAGATGCTGGTCACCGTGCCGCGCCTTGAACGATTGCCTTCGCTGAAAGACATGGCTCGCGACGCCAACCTGGACACGATGCCGTTTGGTTTGCTGGGCTACCCCGTTTTGCAAGCGGTGGATATTCTGCTTCCACGCGCCAACATCGTGCCGGTCGGCAAAGACAATCAGGCGCACGTCGAACTGGCCCGCGAGATCGCCCGCCGCTTCAACCTGCTGTACGCGCCCGTCTTCCCCGAACCTGAGGCGCTGGTGGGCGAAGTGCCGACGCTCGTCGGCACGGACGGGAGCGCCAAAATGAGCAAGTCGGCGAACAACGCAATTTATCTTTCAGATGACGCCGAAACAGTGGAGGCCAAAGTGAAGGTCATGTATACCGACCCTAACCGTCTGCGCGCCACCGACCCCGGCACGGTCGAGGGCAACCCGGTCTTCATCTATCACGACGCCTTCAACGCGAACAAAGACGAAGTGGCCGATTTGAAAGAACGCTATCGCAACGGCAAAGTGGGCGACGTGGAAGTGAAAGCCAAACTCGCCCAGGCCCTCAACGCCTTCCTCGATCCGTTCCGCGAGCGCCGCGCCCACTACATGACGCGGCCACTGCTCCTGCAGGACGTGATCGCCAACGGCATCCGCCGGATGCAGGCCGAGGCCAAAGAGACGATGTTGCTGGCGCGCGAGGCGGCAGGGCTGGGCTACGTAGCCGAGTTGTATCAGGACACGGTGGATATTTTTGGGGAGAGTGAGTGA